A single region of the Plutella xylostella chromosome 7, ilPluXylo3.1, whole genome shotgun sequence genome encodes:
- the LOC119690788 gene encoding uncharacterized protein LOC119690788 isoform X2 — translation MSPDREAEASEDMLESIDELKERLSSMKRMMEERKQAGAGHATSLHGTNMIDGNFLSIVFGGSLVVILSVSIYAFYNLYHAVLKKFPSQHTEL, via the exons atgaGTCCGGACAGGGAAGCTGAAG CATCCGAGGATATGTTGGAGTCGATCGACGAGCTGAAGGAGCGCCTCTCGTCCATGAAGCGCATGATGGAGGAGCGCAAGCAGGCCGGCGCCG GTCACGCCACAAGTCTTCACGGAACGAATATGATAGACGGAAACTTTCTTAGTATAGTTTTTGGAGGGTCTCTGGTGGTTATACTGAGTGTGTCAATATACGCGTTCTATAACCTTTACCACGCGGTACTAAAGAAATTCCCCTCCCAACATACGGAGCTGTAA
- the LOC119690915 gene encoding putative nuclease HARBI1, whose protein sequence is MLQIVKSILNSSSESSSSDDDDIIEMVMGINESENSEEEISEEDLPPPKKRVKRSALDFENKYFGDIHRVSHFTKVDFLTHFKISRISFEELLGYISTPQVTAGRPPIPLKESLLITIWTLQNQETFKLVAQRFHISIGHCVRVYHETCTKISNFSHKYIVWPTGEASKKNIEQFSKVECTHKLPNLFGCIGATHIKTPPSQTDVTYYDKNRNHSIILQAVCNAQEAFLNVNVGSPGSYPYCTVWEKSGLHKKLHENPKLLPQGAYIIGDSSYCLSDFMMVPFKKGDTSVTRSQAKIFNAAITSTRFVVYKAFGRLKGIFKRLQYLNVLKVDNAKFMVTAACVLHNIALEDGVSHTEVERPYLDACNIDPEELGIETESAKSFRLNLVKEMGL, encoded by the exons atGTTACAAATAGTTAAATCAATATTGAACTCATCAAGTGAATCGAGTTCATCGGACGATGATGATATCATTGAAATGGTTATGGGAATAAACGAATCCGAAAATAGTGAAGAAGAAATAAGTGAAGAAGATCTGCCTCCTCCAAAGAAACGCGTAAAGCGTTCTGCTCTGGACTTTGAAAACAAATACTTTGGAGATATACACCGGGTATCTCATTTTACAAAAGTGGATTTTCttactcattttaaaattagccGGATTTCCTTTGAG GAACTACTCGGCTACATCTCTACTCCACAAGTGACTGCCGGCAGACCGCCAATACCATTAAAGGAGAGCTTACTCATCACAATATGGACACTACAGAACCAGGAAACATTCAAACTTGtagcacaaaggttccatatCTCTATTGGACACTGCGTCAGGGTATATCATGAAACATGCACCAAGATTTCTAATTTCTCTCATAAATACATTGTTTGGCCGACAGGAGAGgcaagtaagaaaaatattgAACAGTTCTCTAAAGTGGAATGTACACATAAATTACCTAATTTGTTTGGCTGCATCGGAGCTACACATATCAAGACACCTCCATCACAAACTGATGTTACCTACTATGATAAGAATAGAAACCATTCTATAATACTGCAAGCTGTCTGTAATGCTCAAGAAGCATTCTTGAATGTGAATGTTGGATCTCCAGGCTCCTACCCTTACTGCACTGTGTGGGAAAAATCAGGccttcataaaaagttacatgaAAACCCTAAATTATTACCCCAAGGAGCTTATATCATTGGTGATAGCTCATACTGTCTGTCTGACTTCATGATGGTACCATTCAAAAAAGGAGACACATCTGTAACAAGGTCTCAAGCAAAAATATTCAATGCAGCAATCACTTCCACAAGATTTGTTGTGTACAAAGCTTTCGGCAGGCTAAAAGGAATATTCAAAAGATTACAGTATCTAAATGTTCTGAAAGTTGATAATGCTAAGTTTATGGTGACTGCAGCTTGTGTTTTGCACAATATTGCACTAGAAGATGGAGTCAGCCATACTGAGGTGGAGCGGCCGTACCTCGACGCCTGCAACATAGATCCAGAGGAACTGGGGATTGAAACTGAGAGTGCCAAGAGCTTTAGACTGAATTTAGTTAAGGAAATGGGATTGtga
- the LOC119690788 gene encoding uncharacterized protein LOC119690788 isoform X1 codes for MSPDREAEASEDMLESIDELKERLSSMKRMMEERKQAGAGTKDLFQGHATSLHGTNMIDGNFLSIVFGGSLVVILSVSIYAFYNLYHAVLKKFPSQHTEL; via the exons atgaGTCCGGACAGGGAAGCTGAAG CATCCGAGGATATGTTGGAGTCGATCGACGAGCTGAAGGAGCGCCTCTCGTCCATGAAGCGCATGATGGAGGAGCGCAAGCAGGCCGGCGCCGGTACTAAAGACCTCTTTCAAG GTCACGCCACAAGTCTTCACGGAACGAATATGATAGACGGAAACTTTCTTAGTATAGTTTTTGGAGGGTCTCTGGTGGTTATACTGAGTGTGTCAATATACGCGTTCTATAACCTTTACCACGCGGTACTAAAGAAATTCCCCTCCCAACATACGGAGCTGTAA
- the LOC119690863 gene encoding transient receptor potential channel pyrexia translates to MDNFGYREMTWPSPQQTPTRPRFQRSSSRYSTREPEEFPLNDANVVYRQSRKIDFLESDKDPGSPMPNKEYIFVGPSPPADDAPNMYQSFDIRAPDPEARLTEDVVRRSVCERALTLGAGRFFDDIECGLITAQNVEEQIGSAPEVVVNLTLLWAAFLGKDELLPAILDAGADIHNSEPLGLTALHLAAYSNATKAALYLLCRGADVDYVPKYFAPIHCSAFGNALEVAEVLIANGASLHAVVQRAGCEDNLVHCAVRADAAECMELFIERGVDPAYVTSGGLNALHLAADLGALRCLSYLIRETKIGVNGMTKQRDKECTALHLAASKGNTECVEMLLIENAKANTRNYRGFTPLHLAAMCSSVECVEVLLRDGNADPNAEDADKRTPLHAAIRPSERACDIIDTLISWGAQVNKKDVYGFSPLHIAAMDGISQCVETLIYLGADVISKSKRGNTALSVIARKMPKSLAILRHDLDSGISLSRQTEANEEVQIEFDFGRILKFSYPREITYLNHLVDEGQKDILLHPLCSAFLFMKWRKIRKFYLVRLIFCFLFVSFLSMYVLATVVKTCDGKFSEKYGVKNELCQKQSILGGFLEGNPIEMERWVLISITVMEIIRKLTGITGYSTFRQYVTTFENLLEWFVLLSVFSLYSIRKDYSWQNHVGGYAVLGAWTNLMLMMGQLPMFGDYVAMYQKVLAEFLKLLLAYVCLLLGFTICFCVVFPNEEMFSNPLMGFITTLSMMVGELNLSILINDPVLDDPPLTFELSSQFIFILFLMFVTIILMNLLVGIAVHDIQGLRKTAGLSKLVRQTKLILFVEMGMFSALLPKFLLKFLYRTALVSPEAGKVILSVKPLNPRENRLPTDIMMAAYELAQLNKVQTGKSVREVLKINKFSKPKKESQTPDNNINVEIRGMQEKVDQTTFNLKKIDQEMRYLNTLLLEQQQLLQKLVKVASDRPAQYLPIEPAYPESPVFISSNSLEK, encoded by the coding sequence ATGGACAACTTCGGTTACCGCGAGATGACGTGGCCGTCCCCGCAGCAGACGCCCACGCGGCCGCGCTTCCAGCGCAGCAGCAGCCGCTACTCCACCAGGGAACCCGAGGAGTTCCCGCTCAACGATGCCAACGTCGTCTACAGACAGTCCCGCAAGATCGACTTCCTCGAGAGCGACAAGGACCCGGGCAGCCCCATGCCCAATAAAGAGTACATCTTCGTGGGACCCTCTCCTCCGGCCGATGATGCTCCCAACATGTACCAGAGCTTCGACATCCGCGCGCCCGACCCTGAAGCCCGGTTGACTGAGGACGTCGTGCGGCGGTCGGTCTGCGAGCGAGCGCTCACGCTGGGCGCTGGAAGATTCTTCGACGACATTGAATGCGGATTGATCACTGCGCAAAATGTAGAGGAGCAGATTGGCTCAGCGCCAGAAGTTGTTGTGAACCTGACTCTGCTGTGGGCCGCGTTCCTGGGCAAGGACGAGCTGCTGCCAGCTATACTGGACGCCGGCGCCGACATCCACAACTCCGAGCCTCTGGGACTAACTGCACTGCACTTGGCCGCGTACAGCAATGCCACTAAAGCAGCGCTCTATTTACTGTGTCGCGGTGCTGATGTGGATTATGTGCCAAAATACTTTGCCCCGATCCATTGCTCCGCTTTCGGCAATGCTTTGGAAGTAGCTGAGGTGTTGATAGCTAATGGTGCTTCTCTACACGCTGTGGTACAGCGGGCTGGATGTGAAGACAACCTGGTTCACTGTGCAGTGAGAGCCGATGCGGCTGAGTGTATGGAATTGTTCATAGAAAGGGGCGTCGATCCAGCGTATGTGACTTCTGGAGGATTGAACGCTTTACATTTAGCGGCAGACTTGGGAGCCCTACGTTGCCTCTCATATTTGATTAGAGAAACAAAAATCGGTGTAAATGGTATGACAAAACAGAGAGACAAGGAATGCACTGCATTGCATTTGGCTGCGTCCAAAGGAAACACTGAATGTGTCGAGATGCTTCTCATTGAAAATGCCAAAGCTAATACAAGAAACTATCGGGGATTTACTCCTCTTCATCTGGCAGCGATGTGCTCTAGTGTCGAGTGTGTAGAAGTGCTGCTGAGGGACGGCAATGCTGACCCTAACGCTGAAGATGCCGACAAGCGCACTCCGCTGCACGCCGCCATTCGGCCCTCGGAGCGCGCCTGTGATATTATAGACACGCTTATCAGTTGGGGCGCTCAGGTGAACAAAAAAGACGTCTATGGATTCTCACCTCTACACATTGCTGCAATGGACGGAATATCACAGTGTGTTGAAACGCTTATTTACCTTGGAGCTGACGTTATCTCTAAGTCAAAGAGAGGAAACACAGCGCTGAGTGTAATTGCAAGAAAAATGCCCAAGTCCCTCGCAATTTTAAGGCACGACTTAGATTCTGGTATATCACTCAGCCGACAAACTGAGGCGAATGAGGAAGTACAGATAGAATTTGACTTTGGACGGATACTGAAATTTTCATATCCCCGAGAGATAACGTATTTAAACCATTTAGTAGATGAAGGTCAGAAAGATATTTTGTTGCATCCGCTGTGCTcagcttttttatttatgaagtgGCGAAAGATAagaaagttttatttagtgaGGTTGATCTTTTGTTTTCTCTTCGTGTCGTTTTTATCTATGTACGTACTTGCGACTGTTGTGAAAACATGTGATGGAAAGTTCTCTGAAAAATACGGAGTGAAGAATGAATTGTGCCAGAAACAATCGATTCTCGGTGGGTTCCTGGAAGGTAATCCGATTGAGATGGAACGCTGGGTTCTCATATCCATAACGGTGATGGAAATCATCAGAAAGCTGACAGGCATCACTGGATACTCCACATTCAGACAGTACGTCACTACTTTTGAGAACTTGTTGGAATGGTTTGTGCTGCTATCTGTGTTTTCTCTGTACAGTATAAGGAAGGACTACAGTTGGCAGAACCATGTGGGAGGGTACGCCGTGCTCGGCGCTTGGACCAACCTGATGCTGATGATGGGCCAACTGCCCATGTTCGGTGATTATGTAGCCATGTACCAGAAAGTGCTGGCAGAGTTTTTGAAACTGCTTCTAGCTTATGTCTGTCTGCTCCTTGGTTTTACAATATGCTTTTGCGTCGTCTTTCCTAACGAGGAAATGTTTTCAAATCCACTCATGGGCTTCATAACAACGTTATCTATGATGGTGGGCGAGTTAAACCTGAGTATTCTTATAAACGATCCAGTTTTAGACGATCCTCCTTTGACTTTCGAATTATCTTCCCAATTTATCTTCATTCTGTTTCTCATGTTTGTGACTATTATCCTCATGAACTTGCTGGTCGGTATTGCTGTCCATGATATTCAGGGATTGCGGAAAACTGCAGGTCTTTCTAAACTAGTCCGTCAGACTAAACTGATTCTGTTCGTGGAAATGGGCATGTTCAGTGCACTTTTACCGAAATTTCTTCTCAAGTTCCTTTACAGAACCGCCTTAGTATCACCGGAGGCTGGCAAAGTGATCTTGAGTGTGAAACCCTTGAATCCCAGAGAGAACCGTCTGCCCACCGACATTATGATGGCCGCATACGAGCTGGCACAGCTCAACAAAGTGCAGACAGGGAAATCAGTGAGAGAAGTGTTGAAAATAAACAAGTTCTCGAAGCCAAAGAAAGAGAGCCAGACGCCAGACAACAACATCAACGTGGAGATCCGAGGGATGCAGGAGAAGGTGGACCAGACCACGTTCAACTTGAAGAAGATCGACCAGGAGATGCGATACCTGAACACTCTGCTGCTGGAGCAACAGCAGCTTCTCCAGAAGCTGGTGAAGGTGGCGTCAGACCGGCCCGCGCAGTACCTGCCCATAGAGCCAGCGTACCCTGAATCTCCCGTGTTCATCTCTAGTAATTCTTTGGAAAAGTAA
- the LOC105385693 gene encoding uncharacterized protein LOC105385693, protein MTEDTNTVRLSYKDYEFEVTVDLDTYNKINNDEVYKNDFARQTYESLESDGHFIGDDDGNGKIEALEDDIDLDIKPRAPSFKWSKPAIDHLVKLRFSKNDLFNSPKTRKSDLWHAIAVTLSEKFPGITAEMCDAKYRNLVHTYKLNKQRECRYGVETVKWEYFQLFDKNLGLRLRLPEPGMDCLDSLVDESVDTSRFLKEDLLMLESPPPSPPGKSKKYTRDLRLTQYLRIRAENDALNMKLKARIWKEKKQIKEREIAAILQLAKALKNKK, encoded by the exons atGACTGAAGATACAAATACTGTGCGATTAAGCTATAAAGACTACGAATTCGAGGTCACTGTTGATCTAGACACTTATAATAAGATAAACAACG ATGAAGTTTACAAAAATGACTTCGCTCGTCAAACATACGAGTCCTTAGAAAGCGATGGTCACTTCATAGGTGACGATGATGGCAACGGGAAGATTGAGGCTTTAGAAGATGACATAGATCTTGATATAAAGCCTAGAGCACCTAGCTTCAAGTGGTCCAAGCCAGCCATAGACCATCTGGTAAAGTTACGATTTAGTAAAAATGACTTATTCAACTCTCCAAAGACAAGGAAGTCGGACTTATGGCATGCCATTGCTGTGACCCTCAGTGAGAAATTCCCCGGGATCACTGCCGAAATGTGCGACGCTAAATACCGAAACCTGGTGCACACATACAAACTGAACAAGCAGAGAGAATGTAGATATGGTGTTGAAACAGTCAAATGGGAATACTTCCAGCTGTTTGACAAGAATTTGGGGCTACGACTTAGATTACCTGAACCCGGAATGGACTGTTTAGACTCCTTAGTGGATGAAAGTGTAGACACCTCACGTTTTCTCAAAGAAGATTTGTTAATGTTAGAGTCACCGCCGCCCAGTCCACCAGGGAAGTCCAAGAAGTATACCCGAGACCTACGGTTAACACAATACCTCCGCATTAGGGCAGAAAATGATGCCTTGAACATGAAACTGAAGGCTAGGATTtggaaagaaaagaaacagaTCAAAGAGAGAGAAATAGCTGCCATCTTGCAGCTAGCCAAAGCACTGAAAAATAAGAAATGA